A region from the Citrobacter koseri ATCC BAA-895 genome encodes:
- a CDS encoding M48 family metallopeptidase, whose product MGQLTYLHGYPENLLSQVRTLIAEQRLGAVLEKRYPGTHDFATDKALWQYTQDLKSQFLRNAPPINKVMYDNKIHVLKNALGLHTAVSRVQGGKLKAKAEIRVATVFRNAPEPFLRMIVVHELAHLKEKEHNKAFYQLCCHMEPQYHQLEFDTRLWLTHLSLKQSEQ is encoded by the coding sequence ATGGGTCAACTTACTTATCTCCACGGCTACCCGGAGAATTTACTGTCTCAGGTACGCACGCTCATTGCTGAACAGCGTCTGGGCGCAGTGCTGGAAAAACGCTATCCGGGAACGCATGATTTTGCGACCGATAAAGCGCTCTGGCAGTATACCCAGGATCTGAAAAGCCAGTTTCTGCGTAACGCCCCGCCGATCAACAAAGTGATGTATGACAACAAGATCCATGTGCTGAAAAATGCGCTGGGGCTGCATACCGCCGTTTCGCGCGTACAGGGCGGCAAGCTGAAGGCGAAAGCCGAGATCCGCGTCGCTACCGTGTTTCGCAATGCGCCGGAACCTTTTCTGCGAATGATCGTGGTTCACGAACTGGCGCATCTGAAAGAGAAAGAGCACAACAAAGCGTTTTATCAACTGTGCTGCCATATGGAGCCGCAGTACCACCAGCTTGAGTTTGATACCCGCCTGTGGTTAACGCATCTTTCGTTAAAGCAATCTGAGCAGTAG
- a CDS encoding UxaA family hydrolase, which translates to MQYIRIHTLDNVAVALADLTQGAEVSVDNHTVTLRQDVVRGHKFALRDIAQGENVIKYGLPIGHTLVDVAAGEHIHAHNTRTNLSDLDEYSYQPDFQAPEVQPADRDVQIYRRANGDVGVRNELWILPTVGCVNGIARQIQNRFLKETFDAEGTDGVFLFSHTYGCSQLGDDHINTRTMLQNMVRHPNAGAVLVIGLGCENNQVDAFRETLGEFDPERVHFMTCQQQDDEVEAGVEHLHQLYNVMRHDKRVPGKLSELKFGLECGGSDGLSGITANPMLGRFSDYVIANGGTTVLTEVPEMFGAEQLLMSHCRDEETFEKLVTMVNDFKQYFIAHDQPIYENPSPGNKAGGITTLEDKSLGCTQKAGSSQVVDVLRYGERLKTRGLNLLSAPGNDAVATSALAGAGCHMVLFSTGRGTPYGGFVPTVKIATNSELAAKKKHWIDFDAGQLIHGKAMPQLLNEFVDTIVAFANGKQTCNERNDFRELAIFKSGVTL; encoded by the coding sequence ATGCAATACATCAGGATCCATACGCTGGATAACGTTGCGGTAGCGTTGGCCGATTTAACGCAGGGCGCAGAGGTCAGCGTCGATAACCATACCGTGACGCTACGCCAGGATGTCGTACGCGGTCATAAGTTTGCCTTACGCGATATTGCGCAGGGGGAGAACGTCATCAAATATGGCCTGCCTATCGGCCATACGTTGGTGGACGTCGCGGCGGGTGAGCATATTCATGCCCACAATACCCGGACTAACCTCAGCGATTTGGATGAGTACAGCTATCAACCCGATTTTCAGGCCCCTGAAGTACAACCGGCGGATCGCGATGTGCAGATTTACCGCCGTGCCAACGGAGACGTCGGCGTGCGCAATGAGCTGTGGATCTTGCCGACCGTCGGCTGTGTCAACGGCATTGCGCGGCAGATCCAGAACCGTTTCCTGAAAGAGACTTTTGATGCCGAAGGAACTGACGGCGTTTTCCTCTTCAGCCACACCTACGGCTGTTCTCAGCTTGGCGACGATCACATCAACACCCGCACCATGCTGCAAAACATGGTGCGTCACCCGAATGCGGGGGCGGTGCTGGTGATTGGACTGGGTTGCGAAAACAATCAGGTGGATGCCTTTCGCGAGACGCTGGGCGAGTTCGACCCTGAACGCGTTCATTTCATGACCTGCCAACAGCAGGACGATGAAGTGGAGGCGGGCGTTGAGCATCTTCATCAGTTGTATAACGTGATGCGCCATGACAAACGCGTGCCGGGCAAGCTGAGCGAACTTAAGTTCGGTCTGGAATGCGGCGGTTCAGATGGGCTGTCCGGTATTACCGCGAATCCGATGCTGGGGCGCTTCTCCGACTATGTTATCGCCAACGGCGGGACGACGGTGCTGACGGAAGTGCCGGAAATGTTCGGTGCAGAACAGCTGTTGATGAGCCATTGCCGCGATGAAGAGACGTTTGAAAAACTGGTGACAATGGTCAATGACTTCAAGCAATACTTTATCGCTCACGACCAGCCGATTTATGAGAATCCGTCGCCGGGTAACAAGGCGGGCGGGATTACGACGCTGGAAGACAAGTCTCTGGGGTGCACGCAGAAGGCGGGTTCCAGCCAGGTTGTGGATGTGCTGCGCTACGGTGAGCGCCTGAAAACGCGCGGTCTGAATCTGTTAAGCGCGCCGGGCAACGATGCGGTCGCCACCAGCGCGCTGGCGGGCGCGGGTTGCCACATGGTGTTGTTCAGTACCGGCCGCGGTACGCCATATGGCGGGTTTGTCCCGACGGTGAAGATCGCCACCAACAGCGAACTGGCGGCGAAGAAGAAGCACTGGATCGATTTTGACGCCGGGCAGTTGATTCACGGTAAGGCGATGCCGCAGTTGTTGAATGAATTTGTGGATACGATTGTGGCGTTTGCCAACGGCAAGCAGACCTGCAATGAACGCAATGATTTCCGCGAGCTGGCGATTTTCAAAAGCGGCGTAACGCTGTAG
- the uxaC gene encoding glucuronate isomerase, whose translation MTPFMTEDFLLDTEFARRLYHDYAKDQPIFDYHCHLPPQQIAENYRFNNLYDIWLKGDHYKWRAMRTNGVAERLCTGDASDREKFDAWAATVPHTIGNPLYHWTHLELRRPFGITGKLLSPATADEIWDRCNELLAQDAFSARGIMQQMNVKMVGTTDDPVDSLEHHATVAKDSTFTVKVLPSWRPDKAFNIEQATFGDYMTKLGEASDTDIRRFTDLQAALTQRLDHFAAHGCKVSDHALDVVMFAEASDAELDSILARRLAGETLSEHEVAQFKTAVLVWLGAEYARRGWVQQYHIGALRNNNQRQFKLLGPDVGFDSINDRPLAEELSKLLSKQNEENLLPKTILYCLNPRDNEVLGTMIGNFQGEGMPGKMQFGSGWWFNDQKDGMERQMTQLAQLGLLSRFVGMLTDSRSFLSYTRHEYFRRILCQMIGRWVNAGEAPADIQLLGEMVRNICFNNARDYFAIELN comes from the coding sequence ATGACCCCGTTTATGACTGAAGATTTTCTGCTGGATACCGAGTTTGCCCGCCGTCTGTACCATGATTACGCAAAAGATCAGCCCATCTTCGACTATCATTGCCACCTGCCGCCGCAGCAGATCGCGGAAAACTACCGTTTTAACAACCTGTATGATATCTGGCTGAAAGGCGACCACTATAAATGGCGAGCGATGCGCACCAATGGCGTTGCTGAGCGTCTGTGTACGGGCGATGCGTCCGATCGTGAGAAGTTCGACGCCTGGGCCGCCACGGTGCCGCACACGATCGGCAACCCGTTATATCACTGGACGCACCTTGAACTGCGTCGCCCATTTGGTATTACAGGTAAGCTGCTGTCGCCTGCGACGGCAGATGAGATCTGGGATCGTTGCAATGAATTGCTGGCGCAGGATGCATTCTCCGCGCGGGGAATCATGCAGCAGATGAATGTAAAAATGGTCGGCACCACCGACGATCCTGTCGATTCGCTGGAGCACCACGCCACGGTCGCGAAAGACAGCACGTTCACCGTTAAAGTGCTGCCGAGCTGGCGCCCTGATAAAGCGTTCAACATTGAGCAGGCAACCTTTGGCGATTACATGACGAAGCTGGGCGAAGCATCGGATACCGATATTCGCCGCTTCACCGATCTGCAAGCCGCGCTGACTCAGCGTCTGGATCATTTTGCCGCCCACGGCTGTAAGGTTTCTGACCACGCGCTTGACGTCGTTATGTTTGCTGAAGCCAGCGACGCTGAACTGGACAGCATTCTGGCGCGCCGTCTGGCGGGCGAGACTCTGAGCGAGCATGAGGTCGCGCAGTTCAAAACGGCCGTACTGGTGTGGCTGGGCGCGGAATATGCGCGTCGCGGTTGGGTACAGCAGTACCACATCGGCGCGCTGCGTAATAACAACCAGCGCCAGTTCAAACTGCTGGGGCCGGATGTCGGCTTCGATTCCATCAACGATCGTCCGCTGGCGGAAGAGCTGTCAAAATTGCTGAGCAAGCAGAATGAAGAAAATCTGCTGCCGAAAACCATCCTGTACTGTCTGAACCCGCGCGATAACGAGGTGCTGGGCACCATGATCGGCAACTTCCAGGGCGAAGGGATGCCGGGCAAGATGCAGTTTGGTTCCGGCTGGTGGTTCAACGATCAGAAAGACGGGATGGAGCGTCAGATGACGCAACTGGCGCAGCTTGGCCTGCTGAGCCGCTTCGTCGGTATGCTGACCGACAGCCGCAGCTTCCTGTCTTATACCCGCCACGAATATTTCCGTCGTATCCTGTGCCAGATGATAGGCCGCTGGGTTAACGCGGGCGAAGCGCCGGCGGATATCCAGTTGCTGGGTGAAATGGTACGAAACATCTGCTTCAACAATGCGCGCGACTATTTCGCCATTGAACTGAACTAA
- a CDS encoding NADPH-dependent 2,4-dienoyl-CoA reductase, with amino-acid sequence MSYPSLFAPLDLGFTRLKNRVLMGSMHTGLEEYPDGAERLAAFYAERARHGVALIVTGGIAPALSGVGMEGGATLNDASQLPHHRVITDAVHEEGGKIALQILHTGRYSYQPHLVAPSAIQAPINRFTPHELTHDEILQLIDDFAHCAQLAREAGYDGVEVMGSEGYLINEFLTVRTNQRDDEWGGDYARRMRFAVEVVRAVRQRVGSDFIIIYRLSMLDLVENGGTFDETVQLAQAIEAAGATIINTGIGWHEARIPTIATPVPRGAFSWVTRKLKGHVTVPLVTTNRINDPQVADDILARGDADMVSMARPFLADAELLSKAQSGRADEINTCIGCNQACLDQIFVGKVTSCLVNPRACHETKMPIVPAEHKKSLAVVGAGPAGLAFAINAAARGHDVTLFDALAEIGGQFNIAKQIPGKEEFYETLRYYRRMIEVTGVTLKLNRFVTADDLQPFDEAILACGIEPRKPSIEGIDHPKVLTYLEVLRDKTPVGKRVAIIGCGGIGFDTAMYLSQPGDPSSLSIAEFCVEWGIDTSLQQPGGLRPEGPHLSRSPRQIVMLQRKASKPGQGLGKTTGWVHRATLLSRGVKMIPAVSYQKIDDDGLHVLINGEPQLLNVDHVVICAGQEPRRELAEPLRASGKTVHLIGGCDVAMELDARRAIAQGTKLALAI; translated from the coding sequence ATGAGCTATCCGTCGCTTTTCGCCCCGCTCGATCTGGGCTTTACCCGGCTTAAAAACCGTGTGCTAATGGGTTCGATGCATACCGGGCTGGAGGAATACCCCGATGGCGCCGAACGGCTGGCGGCTTTCTACGCCGAACGTGCGCGGCATGGCGTCGCGCTGATCGTCACCGGGGGGATTGCCCCCGCACTGTCCGGGGTGGGAATGGAAGGCGGCGCTACATTAAATGATGCCAGCCAGCTGCCGCACCACCGCGTGATCACGGACGCCGTTCATGAGGAAGGCGGGAAAATTGCGTTGCAGATCCTGCATACCGGACGCTATAGCTATCAGCCGCATCTGGTCGCCCCTTCGGCGATCCAGGCGCCCATCAACCGTTTTACGCCGCACGAACTCACGCACGATGAAATCCTGCAACTGATTGACGATTTCGCCCACTGCGCCCAGCTGGCGCGGGAAGCGGGTTACGACGGCGTCGAGGTGATGGGTTCGGAAGGCTATCTGATCAACGAATTTCTTACCGTGCGCACGAACCAGCGCGACGATGAATGGGGCGGCGATTACGCCAGGCGTATGCGTTTCGCGGTGGAAGTGGTACGGGCGGTACGCCAGCGCGTGGGCAGCGATTTTATCATTATCTACCGCCTGTCGATGCTCGACCTGGTGGAAAACGGCGGGACGTTCGACGAAACCGTACAGCTGGCGCAGGCCATTGAAGCGGCTGGCGCGACGATCATCAACACCGGTATTGGCTGGCACGAAGCGCGTATCCCGACGATCGCCACGCCGGTTCCGCGCGGCGCCTTTAGCTGGGTAACGCGCAAACTGAAAGGTCACGTCACCGTTCCGCTGGTCACGACCAACCGGATCAACGATCCGCAAGTAGCAGACGATATTCTGGCGCGCGGCGATGCGGATATGGTGTCGATGGCGCGCCCGTTCCTGGCGGATGCCGAACTGCTGTCGAAAGCGCAATCAGGGCGGGCGGATGAGATCAACACCTGTATCGGCTGCAACCAGGCCTGTCTGGATCAAATCTTCGTGGGTAAAGTCACCTCTTGCCTGGTGAATCCACGCGCCTGTCACGAAACCAAAATGCCGATAGTTCCGGCTGAACATAAGAAAAGCCTGGCCGTCGTCGGCGCAGGCCCGGCGGGTCTCGCATTTGCCATTAACGCGGCGGCGCGCGGGCACGACGTTACGCTGTTTGATGCCCTGGCCGAGATCGGCGGGCAGTTCAACATCGCTAAACAGATCCCCGGCAAAGAAGAATTTTATGAAACGCTGCGCTATTACCGTCGGATGATCGAAGTGACCGGCGTGACGCTGAAGCTCAACCGGTTTGTCACCGCAGACGATCTGCAACCGTTTGATGAAGCGATCCTCGCTTGCGGGATCGAGCCGCGTAAACCGTCGATCGAGGGCATCGATCACCCGAAAGTGCTGACCTATCTTGAGGTGCTGCGCGATAAAACTCCCGTCGGGAAACGTGTCGCGATTATCGGCTGCGGCGGGATTGGTTTTGATACCGCGATGTACCTCAGCCAGCCAGGCGATCCCAGCAGCCTGAGCATTGCCGAGTTCTGCGTGGAATGGGGGATCGACACCAGCCTGCAACAGCCCGGCGGGTTACGCCCGGAAGGGCCGCATCTGTCTCGCAGCCCACGTCAGATTGTGATGCTACAGCGTAAAGCCAGTAAACCCGGTCAGGGGCTGGGAAAAACCACCGGCTGGGTCCATCGCGCAACGCTGTTGTCCCGCGGCGTAAAAATGATCCCGGCGGTCAGTTATCAGAAGATCGACGATGACGGATTGCACGTATTGATCAACGGCGAACCGCAGCTTCTGAACGTCGATCATGTCGTGATCTGCGCGGGGCAGGAGCCACGGCGCGAACTGGCGGAGCCGCTGCGCGCGTCAGGGAAAACGGTACACCTGATTGGCGGATGCGACGTGGCGATGGAGCTGGATGCGCGGCGGGCAATTGCGCAGGGAACAAAATTAGCGCTGGCGATTTAA
- a CDS encoding Gfo/Idh/MocA family protein, with protein sequence MIRFAVIGTNWITRQFVDAAHETGKYKLTAVYSRRLEQAQTFANDYPVEHLFTSLEAMAQSDAIDAVYIASPNSLHFPQTQLFLSHKKHVICEKPLASNLAEVDAAIACARENQVVLFEAFKTASLPNFQLLQQSLPKAGRMRKALINYCQYSSRYQRYLDGENPNTFNPAFSNGSIMDIGFYCLASAVALWGEPQNVQASASLLESGVDAHGVAVLDYGDFSVTLQHSKVSDSVLPSEIQGEAGSLVIEKISECQKVCFIPRGGKTQDLSVPQHINTMLYEAERFAHLVETNEVNHPELTVSRITAKLLTEIRRQTGVVFPADDATA encoded by the coding sequence ATGATACGTTTCGCTGTTATTGGCACAAACTGGATCACCCGCCAGTTTGTCGATGCCGCCCATGAAACCGGCAAATATAAGTTAACCGCAGTCTATTCCCGTCGCCTCGAACAGGCGCAAACCTTCGCCAATGATTATCCCGTCGAGCATTTATTCACTTCGCTTGAAGCAATGGCGCAAAGCGACGCCATTGATGCGGTGTATATCGCCAGCCCGAACTCGCTGCATTTCCCCCAGACTCAGCTCTTTTTAAGCCACAAGAAGCATGTGATCTGCGAGAAGCCGCTGGCCTCGAATCTGGCCGAAGTCGACGCCGCCATCGCGTGCGCGCGTGAAAATCAGGTCGTCCTGTTCGAAGCCTTTAAAACCGCCAGCCTGCCTAATTTTCAGTTGCTACAGCAGTCGCTGCCGAAAGCAGGAAGAATGCGCAAAGCCCTTATCAACTACTGCCAGTATTCTTCGCGCTACCAGCGCTATCTGGACGGCGAAAACCCCAATACCTTTAATCCGGCCTTCTCGAATGGCTCCATTATGGATATCGGTTTTTACTGTCTGGCGTCAGCGGTTGCGCTCTGGGGAGAACCGCAAAACGTTCAGGCGTCCGCCAGTCTGCTGGAAAGCGGTGTCGATGCGCATGGCGTGGCGGTGCTGGATTACGGCGACTTCAGCGTCACCCTACAGCATTCCAAAGTGAGTGATTCCGTACTGCCCAGCGAAATCCAGGGCGAAGCCGGTTCTCTGGTCATCGAGAAAATTTCGGAATGTCAGAAAGTGTGCTTCATTCCACGCGGCGGAAAAACGCAGGATTTATCCGTTCCTCAGCATATCAATACGATGCTGTATGAGGCGGAACGCTTTGCACACCTGGTCGAGACCAACGAGGTGAACCATCCCGAGCTGACCGTCAGCCGTATCACGGCCAAACTGCTCACGGAGATTCGTCGGCAGACGGGCGTCGTCTTCCCCGCTGATGACGCCACAGCGTAA
- the rlmG gene encoding 23S rRNA (guanine(1835)-N(2))-methyltransferase RlmG, giving the protein MSHVDNGFRSLTLKRFPETDDVNPLQAWEAADEYLLQQLDDTEISGPLLILNDAFGALSCALAEHTPYSIGDSYLSELATRENLRHNDIAESSVKFLDSTAAYPPAPGVVLIKVPKTLALLEQQLRALRQVVTPQTRIIAGAKARDIHTSTLELFEKVLGPTTTTLAWKKARLINCTFSKPELADAPQTLSWKLDGTDWTIHNHANVFSRTGLDIGARFFMQHLPENLEGEIVDLGCGNGVIGLTLLAKNPQASVVFVDESPMAVASSRLNVETNMPEALDRCEFMINNALSGVEPFRFNAVLCNPPFHQKHALTDNVAWEMFHHARRCLKINGELYIVANRHLDYFHKLKKIFGNCTTIATNNKFVVLKAVKTGRRR; this is encoded by the coding sequence ATGAGCCACGTAGACAACGGTTTCCGTTCACTGACACTGAAACGTTTCCCGGAAACGGATGACGTTAACCCGCTTCAGGCGTGGGAAGCGGCGGATGAATATCTGCTGCAACAGTTAGACGACACGGAAATCAGCGGCCCGCTGCTGATCCTGAATGATGCCTTTGGCGCATTAAGCTGCGCGCTGGCTGAGCATACACCATACAGCATCGGCGACTCGTATTTAAGCGAGCTGGCGACGCGCGAAAATTTACGCCACAACGATATCGCCGAATCCAGCGTGAAGTTTCTCGACAGCACTGCCGCGTACCCGCCGGCGCCGGGCGTCGTGTTGATTAAGGTGCCGAAAACGCTGGCGCTGCTGGAGCAACAGTTGCGCGCGTTGCGCCAGGTCGTGACTCCGCAGACCCGTATTATTGCGGGAGCAAAGGCGCGTGACATTCATACCTCCACGCTGGAACTGTTCGAAAAAGTGCTCGGCCCCACGACCACGACGCTGGCCTGGAAAAAGGCGCGCCTGATCAACTGTACCTTTAGTAAGCCTGAACTGGCGGATGCGCCGCAGACGCTGAGCTGGAAACTGGACGGCACCGACTGGACTATCCACAATCATGCGAACGTTTTCTCGCGTACCGGCCTGGATATCGGCGCGCGCTTCTTTATGCAGCATTTACCGGAAAATCTGGAAGGGGAGATCGTCGATCTCGGCTGCGGTAATGGCGTGATTGGCCTGACGCTACTGGCGAAGAACCCTCAGGCGAGCGTCGTGTTTGTCGATGAATCGCCGATGGCGGTCGCGTCCAGCCGTTTGAATGTGGAAACCAATATGCCGGAAGCGTTGGATCGCTGCGAGTTTATGATTAACAACGCCTTGTCCGGCGTGGAACCTTTCCGCTTTAACGCCGTGCTGTGCAACCCGCCGTTCCATCAGAAACATGCGCTGACGGATAACGTTGCCTGGGAGATGTTCCACCATGCGCGCCGTTGCCTGAAGATCAACGGCGAGCTGTACATTGTGGCGAACCGTCACCTGGATTATTTCCACAAGCTGAAGAAGATTTTCGGTAACTGCACCACCATCGCCACCAATAACAAATTCGTGGTGTTGAAAGCGGTCAAAACCGGTCGCCGCCGCTAA
- a CDS encoding TerC family protein, with amino-acid sequence MNTVGTPLLWGGFAVVVVIMLAIDLLLQGRRGVHTMSMKQAAAWSLVWVTLSLLFNAAFWWYLAETQGRAVADPQALAFLTGYLIEKSLAVDNVFVWLMLFSYFSVPPALQRRVLVYGVLGAIVLRTIMIFAGSWLIAQFDWILYLFGAFLLFTGVKMALVKEDESGIGDKPLVRWLRSHLRMTDTIENEHFFVRKNGLLFVTPLMLVLILVELSDVIFAVDSIPAIFAVTTDPFIVLTSNLFAILGLRAMYFLLAGVAERFSMLKYGLAVILVFIGIKMLIVDFYHIPIAISLGVVFSILVITLIVNAWVNRQNDKKQQLQ; translated from the coding sequence ATGAATACTGTCGGCACACCGTTGTTATGGGGCGGATTCGCTGTCGTTGTGGTGATTATGCTGGCTATCGACCTTCTGTTGCAGGGGCGTCGTGGCGTACATACGATGTCCATGAAGCAGGCGGCGGCCTGGTCTCTGGTCTGGGTGACACTTTCATTGCTGTTCAACGCCGCCTTCTGGTGGTATCTGGCGGAGACCCAGGGCCGGGCGGTGGCCGATCCGCAGGCGCTGGCGTTTCTCACCGGTTATCTGATCGAAAAATCGCTGGCCGTTGATAACGTCTTTGTCTGGCTGATGCTGTTCAGCTACTTCTCTGTTCCGCCTGCCCTGCAACGCCGGGTTCTGGTGTATGGCGTACTTGGCGCCATTGTTCTGCGTACGATTATGATTTTCGCCGGTAGCTGGCTGATCGCCCAGTTCGACTGGATACTGTACCTGTTCGGCGCTTTCCTGCTGTTTACGGGCGTGAAGATGGCGCTGGTGAAAGAGGACGAATCCGGCATCGGCGACAAACCGCTGGTTCGCTGGCTGCGTAGCCACCTTCGCATGACCGACACCATCGAAAACGAGCATTTTTTTGTGCGTAAGAATGGCTTGCTGTTCGTGACGCCGCTGATGCTGGTCCTGATTCTGGTAGAACTGAGCGATGTGATTTTCGCCGTCGATAGCATTCCGGCCATCTTTGCCGTGACGACCGACCCGTTCATCGTCCTGACCTCCAACCTGTTTGCGATCCTGGGTCTGCGCGCCATGTACTTCCTGCTGGCAGGGGTAGCGGAGCGCTTCTCGATGCTCAAATATGGTCTGGCCGTCATTCTGGTCTTTATCGGTATTAAGATGCTGATCGTCGATTTCTACCACATTCCGATCGCCATCTCGCTGGGCGTGGTGTTCAGTATTCTGGTGATCACGCTGATTGTTAACGCGTGGGTAAATCGCCAGAACGATAAAAAGCAGCAGCTACAGTAA
- the sstT gene encoding serine/threonine transporter SstT, which yields MTTQRSSGLLQRLVQGSLVKQILIGLILGILLALVSKPAAEATGLLGTLFVGALKAVAPVLVLTLVMASIANHQHGQKTNIRPILWMYLLGTFSAALTAVVVSFLFPSTLQLTTGATDITPPSGIVQVIHGLLMSIVANPIHALINANYIGILVWAIGLGFALRHSNQTTKNLVNDLSDAVTFIVKLVIRFAPIGIFGLVASTLATTGFSALWGYAQLLLVLIGCMAIVALVINPLLVFLQIRRNPYPLVLTCLRESGVTAFFTRSSAANIPVNMSLCEKLNLDRDTYSVSIPLGATVNMAGAAITITVLTLAAVYTLGIPVDLPTALLLSVVASLCACGASGVAGGSLLLIPLACNMFGIPNEIAMQVVAVGFIIGVLQDSCETAINSSTDVMFTAAVCQAEDARLAKSALRS from the coding sequence ATGACTACGCAACGTTCATCGGGGCTACTCCAGCGTTTGGTTCAAGGGAGCCTGGTTAAACAAATTTTAATTGGGCTTATACTGGGAATTTTACTGGCTTTAGTTTCAAAACCTGCCGCAGAGGCAACGGGTCTGCTGGGCACCCTGTTCGTTGGTGCGCTGAAAGCTGTCGCGCCGGTTCTGGTACTGACGCTGGTGATGGCGTCTATCGCCAACCATCAACACGGTCAGAAAACCAATATTCGCCCGATTTTGTGGATGTATCTGCTCGGCACATTTTCAGCCGCGCTGACGGCGGTTGTGGTGAGCTTCCTCTTTCCGTCCACGCTGCAACTGACGACTGGCGCCACGGATATCACGCCGCCGAGCGGCATTGTCCAGGTGATACACGGGCTGCTGATGAGCATCGTTGCGAACCCGATCCATGCGCTGATCAACGCCAACTACATCGGTATTCTGGTGTGGGCTATCGGCCTGGGCTTTGCGCTGCGCCACAGTAATCAAACCACCAAAAATCTGGTGAACGATCTGTCCGACGCCGTCACCTTTATTGTGAAACTGGTGATTCGTTTCGCGCCGATCGGTATCTTTGGCCTGGTCGCCTCAACGCTCGCCACTACGGGCTTCTCAGCGCTGTGGGGCTATGCGCAACTGTTACTGGTGCTGATTGGCTGTATGGCGATTGTGGCGCTGGTCATCAACCCGCTGCTGGTCTTTTTACAGATCCGCCGCAACCCGTATCCGCTGGTTCTCACCTGCCTGCGTGAAAGCGGCGTGACCGCCTTCTTTACCCGTAGCTCCGCTGCAAATATTCCGGTGAATATGTCGCTGTGCGAAAAACTGAATCTGGACAGAGATACCTATTCTGTTTCCATCCCGCTGGGAGCAACCGTCAATATGGCCGGTGCGGCAATCACAATTACCGTGCTGACGCTGGCGGCAGTGTATACGCTGGGTATTCCGGTTGATCTGCCGACGGCGCTGCTGCTGAGCGTGGTGGCATCGCTGTGCGCATGCGGCGCTTCTGGCGTGGCGGGCGGTTCACTGCTGCTGATCCCGCTGGCGTGCAACATGTTCGGTATTCCGAACGAAATCGCCATGCAGGTGGTTGCGGTTGGCTTCATTATCGGCGTGTTGCAGGACTCCTGCGAGACCGCAATCAACTCCTCTACCGACGTTATGTTTACCGCCGCGGTATGTCAGGCGGAAGACGCGCGTTTAGCGAAAAGCGCGCTGCGTAGCTAA